TGCTCGTCGAACATGGTGTTGAGCACGGTGTCGGGGTCGGTGTAGAGGCCGGCGAACATCTCGCGATAGGCGCGGGCGACGCGGGCCGGGGTCTCTTGCAGGCCGTGCCGGTCCGGGTCTTCGCCGACCGCGTACAGCAGTTCGCGCACCGCGGCCTCGGCGCGCGCCTGATCGAAGACCCGTACCGGCGGAGTGACAGTGTCCGGCGACAAGGCCATCGAAATCCTCCGTTCGTCAGCCGTGGGCCGGCGGGTTGGACCGGCTCACGTCGTCGTCCTGATGCTCGGGCGACTTTCCGGCATCCGGGGTGGATTGGCCGGGCGGCGGATACGGCGGATAGGGCGGGTACGCGGGTTGAGCATTGCCTGGGTGGCTCGGGTGGCCCGGGTAGCTTGGTGCTGGCTGCGGCCAGTACGGCTGCTGCGGGTGCTGCGGCTGCGGGGCCTGCGGCGGCGGATACCAGTACCCGGGCGGCTGGTACCCGGCCTGCTGGTTCTGCGGCGGCCATCCCGGTGCCCGCCAGCCCGCCGGCGCACCGTAATCGGGCTGGGCGGCGCCCCGAGAACCATGAGAACCATGGGAGCCATGAGAACCGTTGCCGCCATTGGAGTTACCCTCGGCCTCGGCGCGCGCGGCCTCGGCCGCCTTGCTCGCCCGTGCGATCGCCGCCTTGAAGGCCGGCTCCGGCACGGGCGGCGGCCAGGGCTCGCCACGTTCCATGGCCAGCTCTCCGGGTGTCTTGATCGGCGGCTTGTCCGACGGGATGCGGCCCCCGAAGTCGTCGAACATGGTGAGCCGTGGCCGCTTTTCGACGCCGGCGAAGATGCCCTCCAGCTCGGGCCGGTGCAGGGTCTCCTTTTCCAGGAGCTCGCCGGCCAGCGAGTCGAGGATGTCGCGGTATTCGGTGAGGATCTCCCAGGCCTCGGTGTGCGCGGCCTCGATCAGCTTGCGCACCTCGTCATCGATGTCGCGCGCGACCTCGTGCGAATAATCCGCCTGCGTGCCCATGGTGCGGCCGAGGAACGGGTCGCCGTGCTCGGAACCGTATTTGACGGCACCCAGCTTGGAGCTCATGCCGAATTCGGTCACCATCGCGCGCGCGATCTTGGTGGCCTGCTCGATGTCGGACACCGCGCCGGTCGTCGGCTCGCGGAACACCAGTTCCTCGGCGGCGCGCCCGCCCATGGCGAACACCAGCTGCGCGATCATCTCGGAGCGGGTGCGCAGGCCCTTGTCCTCCTCCGGAACCGCCACCGCATGCCCGCCGGTGCGCCCGCGCGCCAGGATCGTCACCTTGTAGATCGGCTCGATGTCGGGCATCGCCCAGGCCGCCAGGGTGTGGCCGCCCTCGTGGTAGGCGGTGATCTTCTTTTCCTGCTCGCTGATGATCCGGCCCTTGCGGCGCGGCCCGCCGATGACCCGGTCGACCGCCTCCTCCAGGGCGGCGCTGGTGATGACGGTGCCGTTTTCCCGGGCGGTCAGCAGGGCCGCCTCGTTGATGACGTTGGCCAGGTCGGCACCCGTCATGCCGACGGTGCGCTTGGCCAGCCCGTCCAGGTCGGCGTCGGGGGCGATCGGCTTGCCCTTCGAGTGCACTTCGAGTACCGCGCGGCGGCCGGCCAGGTCGGGGTTGGAGACCGGGATCTGCCGGTCGAAGCGGCCGGGCCGCAACAGCGCCGGGTCGAGGATGTCAGGCCGGTTGGTGGCCGCGATCAGGATGACGCCGGCACGCGGGTCGAAACCGTCCATCTCGACCAGCAGCTGGTTCAGCGTCTGCTCGCGCTCGTCGTGACCGCCGCCGAGGCCCGCGCCGCGCTGGCGGCCCACCGCATCGATCTCGTCGACGAAGATGATGCACGGGTTGTTCTGCTTGGCCTGGTCGAACAGGTCGCGGACCCGCGACGCGCCCACCCCGACGAACATCTCGACGAAGTCCGAGCCGGAGATGGTGAAAAACGGAACCCCGGCCTCGCCGGCGACCGCGCGCGCCAGCAGTGTCTTGCCGGTCCCGGGCGGGCCGTAGAGCAGCACGCCCTTGGGGATCTTGGCGCCCAGCGCCTGATACCGGCCCGGGTTCTGCAGGAAATCCTTGATCTCGTAGAGCTCCTCGACGGCCTCGTCGACGCCCGCCACGTCGGCGAAAGTCGTCTTGGGCATGTCTTTGGAGAGCTGTTTCGCGCGCGACTTGCCGAAGCCGAACCCCATCCGGGCGCCGCCCTGCATGCGGGAGAACATCACGAACAGGCCCACCAGCAACAGCAGCGGTAGCACGTAGACGAGCAGCTCACCCAGGATGCTGCCCTGGTTGACGACGGTGCTCACCTTGGCGTTTTTCGCGCTCAAGGCGTTGAAAAGGTCGACGGCGTACCCGCTCGGGTACTTGGTGATGACCTTGTCGGAGTTGTCGGTGTCCCCGTTGCCCTTCTTCAGGGTCAGCCGCAGCTGCTGCTCGCGGTCGTCGATCTGCGCGCTCTTGACGTTGTCGCCGCTGATCTGAGCCATCGCCACGGACGTGTCGACGGGCTTGTAGCCGCGGGTGTCGTCACTGAAGTAGAAGAACGACCAGCCGAGCAGCACCACGACAGCGA
This genomic window from Mycobacterium saskatchewanense contains:
- the ftsH gene encoding ATP-dependent zinc metalloprotease FtsH, translating into MNRKNLIRTLTAVAVVVLLGWSFFYFSDDTRGYKPVDTSVAMAQISGDNVKSAQIDDREQQLRLTLKKGNGDTDNSDKVITKYPSGYAVDLFNALSAKNAKVSTVVNQGSILGELLVYVLPLLLLVGLFVMFSRMQGGARMGFGFGKSRAKQLSKDMPKTTFADVAGVDEAVEELYEIKDFLQNPGRYQALGAKIPKGVLLYGPPGTGKTLLARAVAGEAGVPFFTISGSDFVEMFVGVGASRVRDLFDQAKQNNPCIIFVDEIDAVGRQRGAGLGGGHDEREQTLNQLLVEMDGFDPRAGVILIAATNRPDILDPALLRPGRFDRQIPVSNPDLAGRRAVLEVHSKGKPIAPDADLDGLAKRTVGMTGADLANVINEAALLTARENGTVITSAALEEAVDRVIGGPRRKGRIISEQEKKITAYHEGGHTLAAWAMPDIEPIYKVTILARGRTGGHAVAVPEEDKGLRTRSEMIAQLVFAMGGRAAEELVFREPTTGAVSDIEQATKIARAMVTEFGMSSKLGAVKYGSEHGDPFLGRTMGTQADYSHEVARDIDDEVRKLIEAAHTEAWEILTEYRDILDSLAGELLEKETLHRPELEGIFAGVEKRPRLTMFDDFGGRIPSDKPPIKTPGELAMERGEPWPPPVPEPAFKAAIARASKAAEAARAEAEGNSNGGNGSHGSHGSHGSRGAAQPDYGAPAGWRAPGWPPQNQQAGYQPPGYWYPPPQAPQPQHPQQPYWPQPAPSYPGHPSHPGNAQPAYPPYPPYPPPGQSTPDAGKSPEHQDDDVSRSNPPAHG